One stretch of Juglans microcarpa x Juglans regia isolate MS1-56 chromosome 3D, Jm3101_v1.0, whole genome shotgun sequence DNA includes these proteins:
- the LOC121256129 gene encoding transcription and mRNA export factor ENY2-like: MKTSINRPPTPDAEEDQDHQPTLQEIINIKMIESGEKERLKELLRERLIECGWRDEMKALCRAFARKKGRNNVTVDDLVQVITPKGRASVPDSVKAELLQRIRTFLTSVSI; encoded by the exons AT GAAGACTTCGATTAATCGCCCGCCGACACCTGATGCGGAAGAGGATCAAGACCATCAACCCACTCTTCAAGAAATCATTAACATCAAG ATGATTGAGAGCGGTGAAAAAGAGCGATTAAAGGAGCTTTTGAGGGAGAGGCTTATAGAATGTGGTTGGAGAGACGAAATGAAAGCTCTTTGCAG GGCATTTGCAAGGAAGAAGGGAAGGAATAATGTAACCGTGGACGACCTTGTGCAAGTTATTACTCCTAAGGGAAGAG CTTCTGTTCCTGATTCGGTGAAGGCTGAGCTGTTGCAGCGAATCAGGACTTTTCTTACATCAGTTTCTATTTGA